Proteins from one Phocoena sinus isolate mPhoSin1 chromosome 8, mPhoSin1.pri, whole genome shotgun sequence genomic window:
- the ZBTB44 gene encoding zinc finger and BTB domain-containing protein 44 isoform X1 — translation MGVKTFTHSSSSHSQEMLGKLNMLRNDGHFCDITIRVQDKIFRAHKVVLAACSDFFRTKLVGQAEDENKNVLDLHHVTVTGFIPLLEYAYTATLSINTENIIDVLAAASYMQMFSVASTCSEFMKSSILWNTPNSQPEKGLDAGQENNSNCNFTSRDGSISPVSSECSVVERTIPVCRESRRKRKSYIVMSPESPVKCSTQTSSPQVLNSSASYSENRNQPVDSSLAFPWTFPFGIDRRIQPDKLKQAENTRTLELPGPSETGRRMADYVTCESTKTTLPLGTEEDVRVKVERLSDEEVHEEVSQPVSASQSSLSDQQTVPGSEQVQEDLLISPQSSSIGSVDEGVTEGLPTLQSTSSTSAHADDDDRLENVQYPYQLYIAPSTSSTERPSPNGPDRPFQCPTCGVRFTRIQNLKQHMLIHSGIKPFQCDRCGKKFTRAYSLKMHRLKHEGKRCFRCQICSATFTSFGEYKHHMRVSRHIIRKPRIYECKTCGAMFTNSGNLIVHLRSLNHEASELANYFQSSDFLVPDYLNQEQEETLVQYDLGEHSFENNSSVQMPVISQVSSTQNCESTFPLGSLGGLTEKEEEMPGQPKTSACAEATREDPPKSELSSVTIE, via the exons atggGTGTGAAAACATTTACTCATAGCTCCTCTTCCCACAGCCAGGAAATGCTTGGAAAGCTAAATATGCTTCGAAATGATGGACATTTTTGTGATATCACTATTCGTGTCCAGGACAAAATCTTCCGGGCACATAAGGTGGTACTAGCAGCTTGCAGTGATTTCTTTCGCACCAAACTTGTAGGCCAAGCAGAGGATGAGAACAAGAATGTGTTGGATTTGCATCATGTCACAGTGACTGGCTTTATACCCCTTTTAGAATATGCTTACACAGCCACTCTGTCAATTAACACAGAAAATATCATTGATGTTCTAGCTGCAGCCAGCTATATGCAAATGTTCAGTGTTGCTAGCACCTGCTCAGAGTTCATGAAATCAAGCATTTTATGGAATACACCCAACAGCCAACCAGAAAAGGGTCTAGATGCTGGACAAGAAAATAACTCTAACTGCAATTTTACGTCTCGAGACGGAAGCATTTCTCCAGTGTCTTCAGAGTGCAGTGTGGTAGAAAGAACCATTCCTGTCTGCCGAGAGTCGAGGAGAAAGCGCAAAAGCTACATTGTTATGTCTCCTGAAAGTCCTGTGAAGTGTAGCACACAAACAAGTTCTCCACAGGTATTGAATTCTTCAGCTTCCTActcagaaaatagaaatcaaccaGTTGACTCTTCTCTAGCTTTTCCCTGGACTTTTCCTTTTGGAATTGATCGAAGGATTCAGCCTGATAAGCTTAAGCAAGCAGAAAATACCCGGACTTTAGAATTACCTGGCCCATCTGAGACAGGTAGAAGAATGGCTGATTATGTGACTTGTGAGAGCACAAAAACTACCTTACCTCTGGGTACCGAGGAAGATGTCCGGGTCAAAGTAGAAAGGTTAAGTGATGAGGAGGTCCATGAGGAAGTATCCCAGCCTGTCAGTGCATCTCAGAGTTCACTGAGTGATCAGCAGACAGTGCCAGGAAGTGAACAAGTCCAAGAGGACCTTCTGATTAGTCCACAGTCTTCCTCTATAG GTTCAGTAGATGAAGGCGTCACTGAAGGGTTACCTACACTTCAGAGCACTTCTAGCACCAGTGCTCACGCCGATGATGATGATCG ATTGGAAAACGTTCAGTATCCCTACCAACTCTACATTGCTCCTTCCACCAGCAGCACAGAACGGCCAAGCCCAAATGGTCCAGATAGACCTTTTCAGTGTCCAACATGCGGGGTGCGATTCACCCGTATTCAGAACCTGAAACAGCACATGCTCATCCACTCAG gAATTAAACCATTTCAGTGTGACCGCTGTGGGAAAAAGTTCACCAGGGCTTACTCGCTAAAGATGCATCGCCTAAAGCATGAAGGTAAACGCTGTTTCCGGTGCCAGATATGTAGTGCCACTTTCACTTCCTTCGGGGAATATAAACACCACATGAGGGTTTCCCGGCACATTATCCGCAAGCCTCGGATTTACGAGTGCAAAACATGTGGCGCCATGTTCACCAACTCTGGAAATTTAATCGTGCACCTGAGGAGTCTGAACCATGAAGCGTCAGAGCTAGCAAACTACTTCCAGAGCAG TGATTTCCTAGTACCGGACTACTTAAACCAGGAGCAAGAAGAGACCCTTGTTCAGTATGATCTTGGAGAACACAGTTTTGAAAACAACTCCTCTGTCCAGATGCCTGTAATTTCACAGGTCTCCTCGACCCAGAATTGTGAAAGCACTTTTCCCTTGGGGTCTCTTGGTGGGCTgacagaaaaagaggaggaaatgccAGGGCAGCCAAAGACCAGTGCTTGTGCCGAGGCAACCAGAGAGGACCCCCCAAAATCAGAGCTGTCTTCTGTAACTATTGAGTAA
- the ZBTB44 gene encoding zinc finger and BTB domain-containing protein 44 isoform X2, with protein sequence MLIHSGIKPFQCDRCGKKFTRAYSLKMHRLKHEGKRCFRCQICSATFTSFGEYKHHMRVSRHIIRKPRIYECKTCGAMFTNSGNLIVHLRSLNHEASELANYFQSSDFLVPDYLNQEQEETLVQYDLGEHSFENNSSVQMPVISQVSSTQNCESTFPLGSLGGLTEKEEEMPGQPKTSACAEATREDPPKSELSSVTIE encoded by the exons ATGCTCATCCACTCAG gAATTAAACCATTTCAGTGTGACCGCTGTGGGAAAAAGTTCACCAGGGCTTACTCGCTAAAGATGCATCGCCTAAAGCATGAAGGTAAACGCTGTTTCCGGTGCCAGATATGTAGTGCCACTTTCACTTCCTTCGGGGAATATAAACACCACATGAGGGTTTCCCGGCACATTATCCGCAAGCCTCGGATTTACGAGTGCAAAACATGTGGCGCCATGTTCACCAACTCTGGAAATTTAATCGTGCACCTGAGGAGTCTGAACCATGAAGCGTCAGAGCTAGCAAACTACTTCCAGAGCAG TGATTTCCTAGTACCGGACTACTTAAACCAGGAGCAAGAAGAGACCCTTGTTCAGTATGATCTTGGAGAACACAGTTTTGAAAACAACTCCTCTGTCCAGATGCCTGTAATTTCACAGGTCTCCTCGACCCAGAATTGTGAAAGCACTTTTCCCTTGGGGTCTCTTGGTGGGCTgacagaaaaagaggaggaaatgccAGGGCAGCCAAAGACCAGTGCTTGTGCCGAGGCAACCAGAGAGGACCCCCCAAAATCAGAGCTGTCTTCTGTAACTATTGAGTAA
- the ZBTB44 gene encoding zinc finger and BTB domain-containing protein 44 isoform X3, with amino-acid sequence MGVKTFTHSSSSHSQEMLGKLNMLRNDGHFCDITIRVQDKIFRAHKVVLAACSDFFRTKLVGQAEDENKNVLDLHHVTVTGFIPLLEYAYTATLSINTENIIDVLAAASYMQMFSVASTCSEFMKSSILWNTPNSQPEKGLDAGQENNSNCNFTSRDGSISPVSSECSVVERTIPVCRESRRKRKSYIVMSPESPVKCSTQTSSPQVLNSSASYSENRNQPVDSSLAFPWTFPFGIDRRIQPDKLKQAENTRTLELPGPSETGRRMADYVTCESTKTTLPLGTEEDVRVKVERLSDEEVHEEVSQPVSASQSSLSDQQTVPGSEQVQEDLLISPQSSSIGSVDEGVTEGLPTLQSTSSTSAHADDDDRLENVQYPYQLYIAPSTSSTERPSPNGPDRPFQCPTCGVRFTRIQNLKQHMLIHSGIKPFQCDRCGKKFTRAYSLKMHRLKHEVIS; translated from the exons atggGTGTGAAAACATTTACTCATAGCTCCTCTTCCCACAGCCAGGAAATGCTTGGAAAGCTAAATATGCTTCGAAATGATGGACATTTTTGTGATATCACTATTCGTGTCCAGGACAAAATCTTCCGGGCACATAAGGTGGTACTAGCAGCTTGCAGTGATTTCTTTCGCACCAAACTTGTAGGCCAAGCAGAGGATGAGAACAAGAATGTGTTGGATTTGCATCATGTCACAGTGACTGGCTTTATACCCCTTTTAGAATATGCTTACACAGCCACTCTGTCAATTAACACAGAAAATATCATTGATGTTCTAGCTGCAGCCAGCTATATGCAAATGTTCAGTGTTGCTAGCACCTGCTCAGAGTTCATGAAATCAAGCATTTTATGGAATACACCCAACAGCCAACCAGAAAAGGGTCTAGATGCTGGACAAGAAAATAACTCTAACTGCAATTTTACGTCTCGAGACGGAAGCATTTCTCCAGTGTCTTCAGAGTGCAGTGTGGTAGAAAGAACCATTCCTGTCTGCCGAGAGTCGAGGAGAAAGCGCAAAAGCTACATTGTTATGTCTCCTGAAAGTCCTGTGAAGTGTAGCACACAAACAAGTTCTCCACAGGTATTGAATTCTTCAGCTTCCTActcagaaaatagaaatcaaccaGTTGACTCTTCTCTAGCTTTTCCCTGGACTTTTCCTTTTGGAATTGATCGAAGGATTCAGCCTGATAAGCTTAAGCAAGCAGAAAATACCCGGACTTTAGAATTACCTGGCCCATCTGAGACAGGTAGAAGAATGGCTGATTATGTGACTTGTGAGAGCACAAAAACTACCTTACCTCTGGGTACCGAGGAAGATGTCCGGGTCAAAGTAGAAAGGTTAAGTGATGAGGAGGTCCATGAGGAAGTATCCCAGCCTGTCAGTGCATCTCAGAGTTCACTGAGTGATCAGCAGACAGTGCCAGGAAGTGAACAAGTCCAAGAGGACCTTCTGATTAGTCCACAGTCTTCCTCTATAG GTTCAGTAGATGAAGGCGTCACTGAAGGGTTACCTACACTTCAGAGCACTTCTAGCACCAGTGCTCACGCCGATGATGATGATCG ATTGGAAAACGTTCAGTATCCCTACCAACTCTACATTGCTCCTTCCACCAGCAGCACAGAACGGCCAAGCCCAAATGGTCCAGATAGACCTTTTCAGTGTCCAACATGCGGGGTGCGATTCACCCGTATTCAGAACCTGAAACAGCACATGCTCATCCACTCAG gAATTAAACCATTTCAGTGTGACCGCTGTGGGAAAAAGTTCACCAGGGCTTACTCGCTAAAGATGCATCGCCTAAAGCATGAAG TGATTTCCTAG